A single Bacillus mesophilus DNA region contains:
- a CDS encoding non-ribosomal peptide synthetase, whose product MNRKLLFEKIDNHVKNHPEKTAVIYDKLHITYEQFNDKVNTAAQHILQLTKGENCIVPIRLKDNLHALITIFAILKAGAAYLPLPKEITTNKCKEILEDIETNFYITDFETTDFNKIMVPFNQLRKPLYEKKWQESVEYSDEFVSYIIYTSGTTGKPKGCVIEDKSLMQRITTLDTLFPFTKDDNYLFSTNYSFDVSVTEIFGWVLKGGTVTLFHSALEIKDLPSFIYNNNVTHLAFSPSYFRVLFKNQENYFSKVKYLLLAGEKFPYDLAKMMNQMDLNMNVINAYGPTEATIYSTYFEIKELPVEEISVPIGKPLTDVEILIWNKNQSIAKENEIGEILIGGPGLAREYYKREELTQKSFVMVGNKRFYRSGDLGKSKDGFIYCLGRKDNQIKINGIRVESEEIENKLKELMPIEDAVVRLEEFETKSFLVAYLQTATGLDTTPYIEELRGHLESYFIPKYFIAVREFPLNKNNKIDFPLLRKEFLNKMKKPNTVEVDNLVNSDVNSKLKQIWSDLLKSEINDTDHFYQIGGDSLDTIALLLEIEKVFGTILKYEDIISNPYFTAMEKLILEKILDIDVKSFKEYWLSNFNHELSFENNEKVIYVSTLKEKNFVDSFIQSLENEQLIPDRVLVNNQSNLIEIKYNVEPMIPVSAKKYEVVTKFPLFSRQEFYLRRGYNSYLIRDISITNKSNNDILMAINKLIETQLMLRVTISENQYFEVRNIEKLSFKKFDYYDLSQLAFNSFKQKVEKITNSKYERLNSLDVYDKFLYDIVLIKENNNRHRVIFFLNHHIADAFSLNVLENQFIQICNKTLEEKGNTNYKTFVEEVINLCNDDTIEVIKESDYYQELKHNFDKLNLNLLTNPNAPLYEIILENNLKDKEARANLVFDNISKIIEESYQAQHQCYQILKNLNLYNGKDYSTEVGDYHVSIFVPFHSGKEQNLFSKSEELLKDIYIEKNWHLDYLCSSERYKENEDMKLFPNIKLSINYLGEFTSEDLENWRDSLEVIRETTSKLNSKVRITCFNFKNKSYIYFLNNAQLSKKFDSFILDSLVES is encoded by the coding sequence ATGAATAGAAAACTATTGTTTGAGAAAATTGATAACCATGTAAAAAATCACCCAGAAAAAACTGCTGTTATATATGATAAACTTCACATTACCTATGAGCAGTTTAATGACAAAGTAAATACTGCAGCACAGCATATCCTTCAGTTAACAAAAGGAGAAAATTGCATTGTACCTATTCGTCTTAAAGACAATTTACATGCATTAATTACTATTTTTGCTATTTTGAAAGCGGGGGCAGCTTATTTACCACTCCCAAAAGAAATTACTACGAATAAATGTAAAGAGATTTTAGAGGATATTGAAACAAACTTTTATATCACTGATTTTGAAACGACAGACTTTAACAAGATCATGGTTCCCTTCAACCAACTAAGAAAACCACTTTATGAAAAAAAATGGCAAGAAAGTGTAGAGTATTCCGATGAATTTGTCAGTTACATTATATACACGTCAGGAACGACAGGAAAACCAAAAGGCTGTGTAATAGAAGATAAAAGTTTAATGCAAAGGATCACTACACTTGATACTTTGTTCCCTTTTACTAAGGATGATAACTACTTATTCTCAACTAACTATTCTTTTGATGTTTCTGTAACAGAGATTTTTGGTTGGGTACTTAAAGGAGGAACAGTTACTTTATTTCACTCTGCGTTAGAAATAAAAGATCTTCCCTCTTTTATTTACAACAATAATGTAACCCATTTGGCCTTCTCACCATCTTACTTTAGAGTACTTTTCAAAAATCAGGAGAACTATTTTAGTAAGGTTAAGTATTTACTATTGGCAGGGGAAAAATTTCCGTATGACCTTGCTAAAATGATGAATCAAATGGATTTAAATATGAATGTGATTAATGCATATGGTCCAACAGAAGCAACGATATACTCAACTTACTTTGAAATAAAAGAACTACCTGTCGAGGAGATCAGTGTTCCGATTGGAAAACCATTAACAGACGTAGAAATATTAATATGGAATAAGAATCAATCAATTGCAAAAGAAAATGAAATTGGTGAAATCTTAATTGGTGGACCAGGGTTAGCTAGAGAATATTATAAAAGAGAAGAGTTAACCCAAAAAAGCTTTGTTATGGTTGGAAATAAAAGATTTTACCGAAGTGGGGATCTTGGAAAGAGTAAGGATGGATTCATCTATTGTTTAGGTAGGAAAGATAATCAAATTAAAATAAATGGTATTAGAGTTGAGAGTGAGGAAATTGAAAACAAACTTAAAGAGTTAATGCCAATAGAAGATGCCGTCGTTCGATTAGAGGAGTTTGAAACTAAAAGCTTTTTAGTTGCTTATTTACAAACAGCAACCGGGTTAGATACTACTCCATATATAGAAGAATTACGTGGACATCTTGAATCGTATTTTATACCAAAATACTTTATAGCAGTTAGGGAATTTCCATTAAATAAAAATAATAAAATAGATTTTCCATTATTGAGAAAAGAATTTTTAAATAAAATGAAGAAACCTAATACAGTAGAAGTAGATAACTTAGTAAATAGCGATGTAAACTCCAAATTGAAACAAATTTGGTCAGATTTATTGAAAAGTGAAATAAACGATACTGATCATTTCTATCAGATTGGCGGAGACTCTTTAGATACGATTGCACTATTATTAGAGATTGAAAAAGTGTTTGGAACTATACTGAAATATGAGGATATCATTTCTAACCCATATTTTACAGCTATGGAGAAACTAATATTAGAAAAAATTCTTGATATAGATGTAAAAAGTTTTAAAGAATATTGGCTGTCTAATTTTAATCATGAGTTGTCCTTTGAAAATAATGAAAAAGTTATTTATGTAAGTACATTAAAAGAAAAAAACTTTGTTGATAGCTTTATACAGTCCCTAGAAAATGAACAGTTAATACCTGATCGCGTTTTAGTAAATAATCAGTCGAATTTAATTGAAATAAAATATAATGTTGAACCTATGATCCCAGTAAGTGCAAAAAAATACGAGGTAGTTACTAAATTTCCTTTGTTCAGTAGGCAAGAGTTTTATTTGAGAAGAGGATATAACTCTTATCTTATTAGAGATATTTCTATTACTAACAAAAGCAATAACGATATCTTAATGGCAATTAATAAATTAATAGAAACCCAATTAATGCTAAGAGTTACAATTTCAGAAAATCAATACTTTGAAGTCAGAAATATTGAAAAATTAAGTTTCAAGAAATTCGACTACTATGATTTATCTCAGTTGGCCTTTAATTCCTTTAAACAAAAGGTAGAAAAAATAACAAATAGCAAATATGAAAGATTAAATAGTTTAGATGTATATGATAAATTTCTTTATGATATTGTCTTAATAAAAGAAAATAATAATAGACATCGCGTGATCTTTTTCTTAAATCATCATATTGCAGATGCCTTTTCATTAAATGTCTTAGAAAATCAATTTATTCAAATATGTAATAAGACATTGGAAGAGAAAGGGAATACAAACTACAAGACTTTTGTCGAAGAAGTAATAAATCTATGTAATGATGATACTATTGAGGTTATTAAGGAAAGTGATTATTATCAAGAGCTAAAGCATAATTTTGATAAGCTAAATCTTAATCTATTAACTAATCCTAATGCACCTCTATATGAAATTATATTGGAAAATAATCTGAAGGATAAAGAAGCGAGGGCGAACTTAGTTTTTGATAATATTTCAAAGATTATTGAGGAATCATACCAAGCACAACACCAATGTTATCAAATTCTTAAGAATTTAAACTTATATAATGGGAAAGATTATTCTACAGAGGTTGGAGATTATCATGTTAGCATTTTTGTTCCATTCCATTCTGGAAAGGAGCAAAACTTATTTAGTAAGAGTGAAGAATTATTGAAAGATATCTATATAGAAAAAAACTGGCATTTAGACTATTTGTGTTCATCAGAAAGGTACAAAGAGAATGAGGATATGAAGTTATTTCCTAATATCAAATTAAGCATTAACTACTTAGGTGAATTTACCTCGGAGGATTTAGAAAATTGGCGTGATAGCTTAGAAGTTATTCGTGAAACAACTTCAAAACTTAATTCTAAAGTACGGATTACTTGCTTTAATTTTAAGAATAAATCCTATATTTATTTCTTAAATAATGCTCAGTTAAGTAAAAAATTCGACTCTTTCATTTTAGATTCCTTGGTGGAAAGTTGA
- a CDS encoding MFS transporter gives MHASTIYLTMGALKAFANATMFTTYALYYVSGLGLSPFQLVLVGTFLELTILLLEIPTGVVADTYSRRLSLIIGVFILGFAYMIEGSVPFISEMVFHGALSLFVGVVIAEVIRGVGETFLSGASQAWLADEVGVDKMGEVLLKESQVNQVAGIMGVVASVGLSTLALHLPFLMGGIMYVSLGVLLVLFMPEQNFSRASLTENFSVRETLTTFKSGLTVVRGTPILVGFLVMSLFIGSGSEGFDRLWEAHLITSFTFLEISNLSAPVWFGIISIVANICCFFTAWIARKTLTFDQESKVAKYMAIFTGLRLLCIISFSLAGSFEFALVSFILLSMTGTITGPLYDTWINQNINGKVRATVLSMSSQMNALGQTIGGPIVGAASSRYSLRFGLSLAAFIQLPILIIYLHAIRKKKQIETPTEISVDPS, from the coding sequence ATGCACGCATCAACTATTTATCTAACCATGGGAGCATTGAAGGCATTTGCCAATGCCACCATGTTTACTACGTATGCTCTTTATTATGTTTCAGGTCTAGGACTTAGTCCGTTCCAGTTAGTGTTGGTTGGAACCTTTTTAGAGCTTACCATTTTACTATTAGAAATCCCAACAGGCGTAGTGGCTGATACTTATAGTAGGAGACTGTCCTTAATTATTGGAGTCTTTATTTTAGGGTTCGCCTATATGATTGAGGGATCCGTACCATTTATATCAGAAATGGTGTTTCATGGTGCATTGTCTCTGTTTGTCGGTGTGGTTATTGCAGAGGTAATAAGAGGTGTTGGCGAGACCTTTCTTAGTGGAGCAAGTCAGGCTTGGTTAGCTGATGAAGTAGGCGTTGATAAGATGGGAGAGGTCCTTTTAAAGGAATCTCAAGTCAACCAAGTTGCTGGAATCATGGGTGTAGTAGCAAGTGTGGGACTATCTACGTTAGCTCTTCATTTGCCTTTCCTAATGGGTGGAATCATGTATGTATCTCTTGGGGTACTGCTAGTATTGTTTATGCCGGAGCAAAACTTTAGTCGAGCCTCCTTGACGGAAAATTTTTCCGTTCGTGAAACGTTAACGACATTTAAAAGTGGTCTTACAGTGGTTAGAGGCACACCGATATTGGTAGGATTCCTCGTAATGAGTCTCTTTATCGGCTCAGGCTCTGAAGGCTTTGATCGCTTATGGGAAGCTCACCTAATAACGTCATTTACATTCTTAGAAATCTCTAACCTATCAGCGCCAGTTTGGTTTGGAATCATCAGTATTGTAGCAAATATCTGTTGTTTCTTTACCGCTTGGATTGCTAGAAAGACTTTAACATTTGATCAAGAATCTAAGGTAGCTAAGTATATGGCTATTTTTACGGGACTCCGTCTATTATGTATTATTAGCTTTAGTTTGGCAGGTAGCTTTGAATTTGCATTAGTGAGCTTTATTTTATTAAGCATGACGGGGACTATTACTGGACCGCTTTATGACACATGGATTAATCAAAATATTAACGGCAAGGTGAGAGCAACAGTACTATCAATGTCTAGCCAAATGAATGCATTAGGCCAAACGATTGGTGGACCAATTGTTGGTGCTGCATCTAGCAGATATTCACTTCGCTT
- a CDS encoding MFS transporter, producing the protein MSKEKLYLNKNFILLTMGNITTKLGTKIYEIILAWWLVQKTGSAATFGVIMASSLISVVICNIFSGVIIDRFNKKFILILSDLISAVVCIFVGIVVMNDVLNIPLLMVAAIILGATNSLFSPSIKAILPELINKKLIVSANSITTVIGQVITVAAPLIGGFLISGLAVGLGIGFIINGISYLLSATSEMFIKYKYVRESKGNLNVFADIKEGYSYVFQQKWLFQLLIVSALFNLFISAYNINLPLYYLNIYNDDGTYYSLALGAQATFAILAGLLIAKRNKKAANPALLKQQLLFCGIPIVLLQFVSISYLSILLVGFFAFFLTTFNVYFFSLVQQEVDRDKSGRVFSFIFMVALSIMPLGTLIFGLLSTKIFDVVFILSGVGIILSTLIVKSSHINLNHNLQKSI; encoded by the coding sequence ATGTCAAAAGAAAAGTTATATTTAAATAAAAATTTTATACTGTTAACAATGGGAAACATAACAACGAAATTGGGCACCAAGATTTATGAAATAATTTTAGCGTGGTGGCTAGTTCAAAAGACGGGAAGTGCAGCTACCTTTGGGGTTATAATGGCATCAAGTTTAATCTCTGTTGTTATTTGTAATATATTTAGTGGAGTTATCATTGACCGCTTTAATAAGAAATTTATACTAATTTTATCTGATTTAATTAGTGCTGTTGTATGTATATTCGTTGGTATTGTTGTGATGAATGATGTGTTAAATATTCCTTTATTAATGGTGGCAGCAATAATCTTAGGTGCGACTAATAGTTTGTTTTCCCCTTCAATTAAAGCGATTTTACCTGAATTGATTAATAAGAAGTTGATTGTTAGTGCAAATTCTATTACAACAGTTATCGGCCAAGTGATTACAGTTGCAGCACCTTTGATCGGAGGATTTCTTATAAGTGGTTTGGCGGTAGGGCTAGGAATAGGATTTATTATAAATGGTATTTCTTATCTGCTATCAGCAACTAGTGAAATGTTCATAAAATATAAATATGTACGTGAAAGCAAAGGTAATTTAAATGTTTTTGCTGATATTAAAGAAGGTTATTCTTATGTGTTCCAGCAAAAATGGTTGTTTCAGCTATTAATAGTTTCAGCTCTGTTCAACCTATTCATCTCAGCATATAACATTAATCTACCTTTATACTATTTAAACATATATAATGACGATGGGACATATTATAGCTTGGCATTAGGTGCCCAAGCTACTTTTGCAATATTGGCAGGATTATTAATAGCAAAAAGAAATAAAAAAGCAGCGAACCCAGCATTATTAAAACAACAGTTACTTTTTTGTGGAATTCCAATAGTACTTTTGCAATTTGTTAGTATAAGTTATTTGTCTATATTATTAGTAGGATTTTTTGCATTTTTCTTAACAACGTTTAATGTTTATTTCTTTTCTCTAGTTCAACAAGAAGTGGATAGAGATAAATCAGGTAGGGTTTTTTCATTTATTTTTATGGTTGCGTTATCTATCATGCCGTTAGGGACATTAATTTTTGGGTTGTTAAGTACTAAAATTTTTGACGTTGTTTTCATATTATCTGGTGTAGGGATAATTCTATCTACTCTTATTGTAAAAAGCTCACACATAAATCTTAATCATAACTTACAAAAAAGTATATAA